CCCCACGTCTGGGCGTCAGCTGGGACGTCTTTGGCGACTCGTCGCTGAAGCTGTACGCAAATGCGGGCCGCTACTATCTGGCGCTGCCTAACAGTGTCGCGGTTCGCGGCGCATCGGCCTCCACCTATACCGATGAATACTTCGCATATTCGGGACTGGACGCAAACGGCGAGCCGACCGGCCTGACGGCCCTCGGACCGGGCCCGGTGTCGTCAAACGGCGAGTACGGTCAGACACCAGATCCCAACTCCTTCGCGCCGAGCGATCTGAAGTCGCAGTACCAGGACGAGTTCCTAGTAGGCTTCGAAAAGACTTTGGGCCAAAGCTGGAATTCCGGTGCCAAGGTGACGTACCGCAAGTTGCAAACTGCAATCGATGACGTCTGTGATACCGGCCGGATGGCCGACAAGCTGGAGGCCAGCGGCGTCAGTGCGTCGAGCGTTGCGATTCCGGGTTGTGTCATGTTCAACCCGGGCGAGACCAACACCTACAATCTGGCAAATGTTGATGGATCTGGCCGCACGCAGGTACGCATGTCCCAGGAAGACTGGGGCTTTACGAGTGGTGCAAAGCGCAACTACGTGTCAGTCGACCTATTCCTGGAGCATCCGTTTGACGAAAAGTGGTTTGCTCGGGTTGACTACACGTGGTCGCATCTTTACGGCAATACCGAAGGCCAGGTGAAATCCGATCTCGGCCAGGCAGACGTGTCCAAGACGCAGGATTGGGATTCGGCAGAACTGATGTATTACGCAGGTGGCAACCTGGCCAATGATCGCCGTCACCAGTTCAAGGCGTTTGGCGCTTATCAGTTCACTCCCGAGTGGATGGCATCGGCAACCCTTCGTGTCCTGTCGGGAACCCCAAAGTCATGCCTGGGCTATTTCGGCCAGGGCGAGCAGGATCCGATCGGCTACGAGTCGGCATATCACTATTGCGCTGGTACTCCCTCGCGGCCGGGTGACGCTGGCCGGACGCCTTGGCTGACCAATCTCGACCTGGGCGTTACCTACCGTCCTGCGTTTGCCGATCATAAGCTGGCCATCGGCCTGCAGGTGTTCAACGTCATCAACGACCGCGATGCAACGCGTGCCGAGGCAGTGTATGGAGACGACCGTTTCACCGTGTCCAACACCTATGGCATGGGGACCTACTTCAACCCGCCGCGCTTTGTTCGCCTGTCTGCTTCGTATGACTTCTAAGAGCGGCTAACAAAACAGAGCGAGCAGTCGTCAGGTGGGTGTGGACGGCGCGGAGGAACCGGAATGTACGGGGGTACACGAGATTCCGAGCACCGGCCGCGCCCGCCTGGCGGCTGCGCAGTCGTTTTGATAGCTGCTCCAAGCCCCGGAAGCTGGCGTAAGAAGTAACGGCTGTAATGCTCTCCACGGCCCCGCGAGGGGCCGTTTTTTTGTCCGAAGCCTGCTAGAACGAGAGGCCACGTTGACCTGCGTGCCCCACCCATGACCTTCGACACCATGCGTGCTGTCATACAGAAAGGTAGAGTGCCGCCACGGCTCCGCTGTGACGGGGCTTCCCAATTGACTGTTGCTCCTGGAGCCCTTGTGATTCGTACCCCTCATCTATTGACGCTGTCCCTGGCCGTCGCCGCCGCGCTGAGCGGCTGCAAGAAGCCCGAAGACGCCGCACCGGCCACCGCGCCTGATGCCGCTGCCAGCGCGGCCGCCGCACCCAAGACGCTGACCCTGGACCAAAGCAAGCTGCCGGCGGTGAATCAGTTCACTGCTGCCGATCTGGATCCCAACGGCAATGCCTGTACCGATCTGAACGCCTACGCCAATGCCAAGTTCTTGGCCGCCAACCCGGTGCCGGGCGACCGCACCAGCTGGGGCGCGTTCGAAATGCTCGACGAGCGCTCCAACGCGATCCAGCAGCAGCTGGCCGAACAGGCCGCTGCAGACACCGGTGCCACCGGCGTCGAAAAGATCGTCGGCGACCTGTGGTCCACCGGCATGGACGAAGCCAAGATCAACGCCCAGGGCATCGAGCCGCTGAAGCCGGACCTGGCCGCCATCGACGCCATCAGCGACCAGGCCAAGCTGGTCGACTACCTGCGCAGCAGCGCGGCGAAGGGCAACAACGAGCTCTTCAGCTTCGGCGCGGAAGCGGACTTCAAGAAGTCCAGCCAGAACATCGCCTATGCGATGCAGGGCGGCCTGGGTCTGCCGGACCCGGAGTACTACACCAGCGCCGGCAACAAGGCCAAGCTGGACGCCTACCAGGCGCACGTGGCCAAGGTGCTGGAACTGTCTGGCGTTGCCGCCGCCGATGCCACCGCGCAGGCCAAGCAGGTCGTCGCGTTCGAAACCCGCCTGGCCAAGGTCTCCAAGACCAGCACGCAGATGTCGCGCGATGCCTCGCTGGCCTATAACCCGATCTCGCCGGCCGATGCCGACAAGCTGACCCCGAACTGGTCGTGGACCGAGTTCTTCAAGTCGCAGGGCGTGGCCACGCCGGAGATGTTCTCGCTGGCAATCCCGGCCTTCCATCAGGAAGTGAGCAAGATGATCGCCGACACCGACCCGGCCATCTGGCGCGCCTACCTGCGCTTCCACACCGTCGACCGTGCCTCGCCGTACCTGAGCCAGCCGTTCGTGGATGAGAGCTTCGCGTTCTACAACAAGACCATGCGCGGCCAGAAGGAAATCAAGCCGCGCTGGAAGCGCGTGCTGGCCACCATCAACAGCCAGGCCGGCGAAACGCTGGGCCAGATGTACGTCAAGGTCGCCTTCCCGGGCGATTCCAAGGCCAAGATGGAAACCCTGGTGACCAACCTGCGCACCGCACTGAAGGCGCGCATCGAAAAGCTCGACTGGATGAGCCCGGAGACCAAGACCAAGGCGATCGCCAAGTGGGAAAGCTTCACGCCCAAGATCGGCTACCCGGAAAAGTGGCGTGAATGGAACGGCCTGAGCACCAGCCGTGACAGCTACCTGGGCAACGTGATGGCGGCATCCGAGTTCAACTACAAGTGGAACCTGTCCAAGATCGGCAAGCCGGTGGACAAGACCGAATGGGGCATGAGCCCGCAGACCGTCAACGCCTACTACAACCCGCTGCAGAACGAGATCGTGTTCCCGGCCGCCATCCTGCAGCCGCCGTTCTTCGACCCGAATGCGCCGGAGGAAATGAACTACGGCGGCATCGGTGCGGTGATCGGGCATGAGATGACCCACGGCTACGACGACCAGGGCAGCCGCTTCGGTGCCGATGGCAACTTCATCGCCGATCCGGGTTGGTGGACGCAGAAGGATCTGGACGCGTTCAAGGCACGCACCGGCAAGCTGGTGGCACAGTTCGACAGCTACCGCACGCCGGCAGGCGACAAGGTCAAGGGCGACCTGACCCTGGGCGAGAACATCGCCGACCTGGGCGGCCTCAACACCGCCTATGACGCGATGAAGACCGCCACCGCCGGCAAGGACGACCCCAAGAGCGACGGCATCACCCGCGACCAGCGCTTCTTCCTCAACTGGGCGACGGTGTGGCGTCGCAACTTCACCCCGGAAGAATTGGTGGTGCGCCTGAAGACCGACCCGCACGCGCCGGCCAACTTCCGCGCCATCGGCGCGCCGTCGAACATGCCGGCATTTGCCGCCGCATTCTCGTGCAAGGCGGGCGATGCGATGGTGCGTCAAGGCGATCAGCAGGTTGTGATCTGGTAATCGTGCAACCGTGTTAAGAGAAAGCGGCGATCTTCGGGTCGCCGCTTTTTTTTGTGCGTGCTGTGGCGCCGTTGGCGGGCGTGCAACCTCGTTATTCCGCGCTGGCAGTGCAAATGCCTCAATTGAAAGTCGGCACGTCACTTCGGCAACCAATCTCGCTGCAACGCTCTCGGGAGTGCTTTACCAGGCACGCTCAAGACAACTGCTTGTGGAGCACTGGCATGGATTGCCATCGCAGCATCCAGTCACTGGATGCGCTTCGTGAACCGCTATCGCCCGACCAAGCTCAACAAACCTCAATCCCGGCGTTCGCAAGGCCGAGTCCGCTTATGCTCGGCATCCATCTCCTCGCCGATGCCAGACATGCCCTTGCTCAAGACCTCCACCCTTGCCCTGGCCCTGCTGGTGGCCCTGCCCGGCTGCAAGCGCACCTCCGATGCAGAGAGCGCCCCTGCATCAGCCGCCATTGCGGCGCCTGCCGCGCCGCCCACCACGGCAGCAAACACACCCGCATTCGATATCAGCGAGCTGGGCCCTGCAGCCAGCGCGTGCCAAAACCTGGACGAGTTCGTTAACGGCGCCTGGGCCAAGGCCAATCCGATTCCGGCCGACCACACCAGTTGGGGCATCGACGAACTCC
The nucleotide sequence above comes from Xanthomonas campestris pv. campestris str. ATCC 33913. Encoded proteins:
- a CDS encoding M13 family metallopeptidase encodes the protein MTLSLAVAAALSGCKKPEDAAPATAPDAAASAAAAPKTLTLDQSKLPAVNQFTAADLDPNGNACTDLNAYANAKFLAANPVPGDRTSWGAFEMLDERSNAIQQQLAEQAAADTGATGVEKIVGDLWSTGMDEAKINAQGIEPLKPDLAAIDAISDQAKLVDYLRSSAAKGNNELFSFGAEADFKKSSQNIAYAMQGGLGLPDPEYYTSAGNKAKLDAYQAHVAKVLELSGVAAADATAQAKQVVAFETRLAKVSKTSTQMSRDASLAYNPISPADADKLTPNWSWTEFFKSQGVATPEMFSLAIPAFHQEVSKMIADTDPAIWRAYLRFHTVDRASPYLSQPFVDESFAFYNKTMRGQKEIKPRWKRVLATINSQAGETLGQMYVKVAFPGDSKAKMETLVTNLRTALKARIEKLDWMSPETKTKAIAKWESFTPKIGYPEKWREWNGLSTSRDSYLGNVMAASEFNYKWNLSKIGKPVDKTEWGMSPQTVNAYYNPLQNEIVFPAAILQPPFFDPNAPEEMNYGGIGAVIGHEMTHGYDDQGSRFGADGNFIADPGWWTQKDLDAFKARTGKLVAQFDSYRTPAGDKVKGDLTLGENIADLGGLNTAYDAMKTATAGKDDPKSDGITRDQRFFLNWATVWRRNFTPEELVVRLKTDPHAPANFRAIGAPSNMPAFAAAFSCKAGDAMVRQGDQQVVIW